The following are from one region of the Spodoptera frugiperda isolate SF20-4 chromosome 20, AGI-APGP_CSIRO_Sfru_2.0, whole genome shotgun sequence genome:
- the LOC118281620 gene encoding LOW QUALITY PROTEIN: blood vessel epicardial substance (The sequence of the model RefSeq protein was modified relative to this genomic sequence to represent the inferred CDS: inserted 1 base in 1 codon), producing MEVVILRARAQLNRLVSSGERRAGGGERSPRAEGGGAAAXGGAGRERNASMAPAAPAPASTAPWLNATLVYNATRLNATFDTDYELLSSNSTDEHHHWFCAKWTNAQQDLFQAANLCFAIAFLAPKSFKQSILVLRALAAAGAVLMGLWAGAEVCAPDVLAWSLALVLVNSIHTVFLIIRFLPPALSLELTDLYLKLFKPLKVNKKHFTELTREARIVRLEPGEAYAVEEVTPADERLSILLKGKMRVSCDETHLHYIQPYQFVDSPEWEANREQSDDVFQVSVIAEEVSTCVCWPRMRLERVLRHRPALKVVLDCLIGKDITHKLYSVSEGLGAGVGADNDGPPSHLTRSASVDAVHEGTRGRLRSNAWRARTTVTKGTSYWQPMVARQFLRQSPFGRVAQPPRLLAQASSASLQPAAPPRRRSPPRRTTSFRRGREVKFAEMTIATEPAV from the exons ATGGAGGTGGTAATACTGAGAGCGAGAGCCCAACTGAATCGTCTAGTGTCGTCGGGTGAGAGGCGCGCGGGGGGCGGCGAGCGCTCGCCCCGTGCGGAGGGCGGtggcgcggcgg cggggggcgcggggcgcgagCGCAACGCCAGCATGGCGccggccgcgcccgcgccggcgTCCACCGCGCCCTGGCTCAACGCCACGCTCGTCTACAACGCCACCCGGCTCAACGCCACTTTTGACACCGACTACGAATTGCTCAGTTCCAATTCCACCGACGAACACCATCATTGGTTTTGCGCGAAATGGACCAACGCACAGCAAGATCTCTTTCAG GCTGCCAACTTGTGCTTCGCGATCGCATTCCTAGCACCAAAGAGCTTTAAGCAGAGTATCCTAGTACTGCGCGCgctggcggcggcgggcgccgTGCTCATGGGGCTGTGGGCGGGCGCCGAGGTGTGCGCGCCAGACGTGCTCGCCTGGAGCCTCGCGCTCGTGCTCGTCAACTCTATACATACtgtatttcttattataag GTTTCTTCCTCCAGCACTATCTCTCGAGCTAACAGATTTATACTTGAAGCTGTTCAAGCCTCTAAAAGTGAACAAGAAGCACTTCACGGAACTGACACGAGAAGCTAGGATAGTGCGGCTCGAGCCCGGCGAGGCGTACGCGGTTGAAGAAGTGACGCCGGCAGACGAGAGATTGTCTATACTTCTAAAGGGAAA AATGCGAGTTAGCTGTGACGAGACACATCTGCACTACATACAGCCCTACCAGTTCGTCGATTCTCCAGAATGGGAAGCCAATCGCGAACAATCAGACGACGTCTTCCAG GTGAGCGTGATTGCGGAGGAGGTGTCCACGTGCGTGTGCTGGCCGCGCATGCGCCTGGAGCGTGTGTTGCGTCACCGCCCGGCACTCAAGGTCGTGCTCGACTGCCTTATAG GCAAGGATATAACGCACAAGCTGTACTCAGTGAGCGAGGGTTTGGGCGCCGGCGTAGGAGCCGACAATGACGGGCCGCCCTCCCACCTGACGCGCTCCGCCAGCGTGGATGCTGTGCACGAGGGCACGCGGGGACGCCTGCGCAGTAATGCGTGGCGCGCGCGCACCACTGTCACAAAAG GGACATCTTACTGGCAGCCAATGGTGGCCCGTCAGTTCCTGCGACAATCGCCATTTGGGCGAGTGGCCCAACCACCGCGGTTGCTCGCGCAGGCATCGTCAGCGAGCCTACAGCCAGCAGCGCCACCTCGGCGACGGAGTCCACCGCGACGGACGACGTCGTTCCGCCGCGGCAGGGAGGTCAAGTTTGCGGAGATGACGATAGCTACGGAGCCGGCTGTGTGA